The following proteins are encoded in a genomic region of Mahella australiensis 50-1 BON:
- a CDS encoding ABC-2 transporter permease, which yields MIGVYKKELKAYFSTPTGYVFMGFFLLIAGFFFAISNLFPMVANYNGMLSNLTFIFLIVVPILTMRLMAEEMRQKTDVLLLTSPLSVNEMVLGKYFAAVTVFLITLLITCLYPLMMSFFGDIAVWEIIGGYVGFFLLGSTFIAVGLFISSLTDNQVIAAVVTFSVLLLLWVIDALQSVVPTDIISGVVFASALVAAVAIWLYSATRNIYVSLVTAIAGGAAIAGVYIVNKDLYTGFIGKVLAWFSVLNRYNEFSLGILSLSPIVYYITFSAVFVFLAIRNIEKKRWS from the coding sequence ATGATAGGTGTGTATAAAAAAGAATTAAAAGCCTATTTCTCAACCCCTACCGGTTATGTCTTCATGGGTTTCTTCTTATTGATAGCCGGATTTTTCTTCGCCATATCCAATCTATTTCCTATGGTAGCTAATTACAATGGCATGTTGAGCAATTTAACATTTATATTCCTGATAGTGGTGCCTATATTGACTATGAGGCTTATGGCTGAAGAGATGCGCCAAAAGACCGATGTTCTTCTTTTAACGTCGCCTTTGAGTGTTAACGAGATGGTGCTGGGAAAATACTTTGCGGCTGTAACGGTATTTCTCATAACGCTGCTCATTACATGCCTTTATCCGCTCATGATGAGCTTTTTCGGCGATATAGCGGTGTGGGAGATAATAGGTGGATATGTGGGGTTTTTCCTATTAGGTTCCACTTTTATAGCGGTTGGGCTATTCATATCATCGCTCACGGATAATCAGGTCATAGCGGCGGTGGTGACGTTCAGCGTGCTGCTCCTTTTATGGGTGATAGATGCGTTGCAGAGCGTAGTGCCTACAGATATAATATCTGGGGTAGTATTTGCATCGGCTTTGGTAGCCGCGGTTGCTATATGGCTTTATTCAGCGACGCGGAATATATATGTCAGCCTCGTTACGGCGATAGCCGGCGGTGCAGCGATAGCCGGAGTTTATATAGTTAATAAGGACCTTTATACAGGTTTCATAGGCAAGGTATTAGCTTGGTTTTCGGTATTGAACAGGTATAATGAATTCAGCCTGGGTATCTTAAGCCTGAGCCCTATTGTATATTATATTACGTTTTCAGCGGTATTCGTGTTTCTGGCTATAAGAAACATAGAGAAGAAAAGATGGAGTTAG
- a CDS encoding ABC transporter ATP-binding protein — protein sequence MIEVQNVTKRYGQHVAVDNVSFTVNDGEILGFLGPNGAGKSTTMNIITGYISATEGTVKIDGIDILDQPEEAKKRIGYLPEFPPLYMDMTVSEYLDFVCDIRKVPSAERKQSLERIMDTVKIDDVKGRLIKNLSKGYKQRVGVAQAMIGNPQVLVLDEPTVGLDPRQIIEMRDLIKKLGKSHTIILSSHILPEVSAVCDRIIIINKGKIVAAGTPANLSKHLGGGRLSLRVAAPEKQVMAALEQVPGIARVEPRGTFEPGTIDIVVDPDEEVDIRRPVFNALSHADCPILMMRPLDLSLEEIFMQVTTQESEVS from the coding sequence TTGATCGAAGTCCAAAATGTTACCAAGCGCTATGGTCAACATGTTGCTGTGGACAATGTAAGCTTTACAGTCAACGATGGTGAGATCCTGGGCTTTCTTGGTCCAAACGGCGCTGGCAAGTCTACTACTATGAATATCATAACCGGTTATATATCGGCCACTGAAGGCACGGTCAAGATAGACGGTATAGATATTCTGGACCAGCCGGAAGAGGCAAAAAAGAGGATAGGCTATCTGCCAGAATTTCCACCGCTGTATATGGATATGACAGTATCGGAATATCTTGACTTTGTATGCGACATAAGAAAGGTGCCAAGCGCCGAACGCAAGCAAAGCCTGGAGAGGATAATGGATACCGTCAAGATAGATGATGTGAAAGGCCGCTTGATAAAAAACCTTTCAAAAGGCTATAAACAGCGTGTCGGCGTGGCACAGGCCATGATAGGAAATCCGCAGGTGCTTGTCTTGGATGAGCCGACGGTCGGCTTGGATCCAAGGCAGATCATAGAGATGCGCGATCTTATAAAAAAGCTGGGCAAATCTCATACCATTATACTGAGCTCGCATATATTGCCTGAGGTCAGTGCTGTATGCGATCGTATAATTATCATAAACAAAGGTAAGATCGTGGCAGCCGGTACACCTGCTAACTTATCCAAGCATTTAGGTGGAGGGCGTTTATCGCTCAGAGTGGCAGCGCCGGAGAAGCAGGTCATGGCAGCGCTGGAACAGGTGCCTGGTATTGCCAGGGTAGAGCCTAGGGGTACTTTTGAACCTGGCACTATAGATATTGTGGTAGACCCGGACGAAGAAGTGGATATTCGCCGTCCTGTCTTCAATGCATTGAGCCATGCTGATTGTCCTATTTTAATGATGCGGCCTTTGGATCTCAGCCTGGAGGAGATCTTTATGCAGGTTACGACACAGGAAAGCGAGGTTTCATAA
- the dgoD gene encoding galactonate dehydratase — protein sequence MKITSLKLYKVRPRWLFLKIETDEGITGWGEPVVEGRADTVKAAVEELKGYLVGRDPLKIEDHWQVMYRGGFYRGGPVLMSAIAGIDQALWDIKGKFYGVPVYELLGGACHDRIRVYSWIGGDRPHDIAEEAKQRAQFGFTAVKMNATDEMHYIDSFSKVQAVADRIAAIRDALGYQMDVAIDFHGRVHKPMAKVLAKALEPYHPMFIEEPVLPQNNEALRDIAMHADIPIATGERMFSRWDFKELLHSGYVDVIQPDLSHAGGISECKKIAAMAEAYDVVVAPHCPLGPIALAACIQLDACTPNAFIQEQSLGIHYNKGSDLLDYLKDPAVFAYKDGFVDLPKAPGLGIEINEERVIAADAQGYEWKNPVWRNVDGTVAEW from the coding sequence ATGAAAATAACATCTCTTAAGCTTTATAAGGTTAGGCCCAGATGGCTCTTTCTTAAGATAGAAACCGATGAAGGTATAACCGGATGGGGAGAGCCTGTGGTGGAGGGCCGGGCTGATACCGTCAAAGCCGCTGTAGAAGAACTGAAGGGTTATTTGGTGGGCCGAGATCCTTTGAAGATAGAGGACCACTGGCAGGTCATGTACCGCGGGGGCTTTTATCGCGGAGGCCCGGTGCTCATGAGCGCTATAGCTGGCATCGATCAGGCTTTATGGGATATAAAAGGTAAATTTTACGGTGTGCCGGTATATGAGCTGCTCGGAGGGGCGTGCCACGATAGAATAAGGGTGTATTCATGGATAGGCGGGGATCGCCCGCACGATATAGCCGAAGAGGCCAAGCAGCGCGCGCAGTTTGGATTCACAGCCGTCAAGATGAATGCAACCGATGAGATGCACTATATAGATAGCTTCAGCAAGGTGCAGGCTGTGGCAGACCGTATAGCGGCTATCCGCGATGCGCTGGGCTACCAAATGGATGTGGCGATAGATTTTCACGGTAGGGTACATAAGCCTATGGCCAAGGTGCTGGCAAAGGCGCTGGAACCTTATCATCCGATGTTTATAGAAGAGCCGGTATTGCCGCAAAACAACGAAGCCTTGAGGGATATAGCCATGCATGCAGATATACCGATAGCCACTGGTGAGCGCATGTTTTCGCGTTGGGATTTCAAGGAGTTACTGCACAGCGGTTACGTCGACGTGATACAGCCGGATCTATCCCATGCCGGAGGTATATCCGAGTGTAAAAAAATAGCCGCTATGGCAGAGGCCTATGATGTGGTGGTAGCACCTCACTGTCCGCTCGGCCCCATAGCGCTGGCTGCATGTATACAGCTCGATGCCTGCACGCCCAATGCTTTCATACAGGAGCAGAGCCTAGGTATACATTATAATAAAGGCAGCGATTTGCTGGATTACTTAAAAGACCCTGCGGTATTCGCATATAAAGATGGGTTTGTTGATTTGCCCAAAGCCCCGGGGCTAGGCATAGAGATAAATGAAGAGAGGGTTATAGCAGCCGATGCCCAGGGTTATGAATGGAAAAATCCCGTATGGAGAAATGTTGACGGCACGGTGGCTGAATGGTAA
- the alr gene encoding alanine racemase, with protein sequence MLARYLEVDKRAIIDNLETVRKEVGVSVMAVVKGNAYGHGAVEVSATLADAGVEWFGVEFLDEGVRLRESGIEGRILCFTGPVDKDDCRAFIEYDITPAMYNLDAAAMLNDVAEEEDIMFKVHLKFDTGMGRFGFTYDELDGVIDRLKAFEHLEYEGAFTHFAAAFAKKPDYTLLQLERFNKCMDKLETGGIKVQIRHAANSVAAMDFPQARLDMVRVGGALFGTAMFKNRSVKLKKTALLKAILMDVRDMPKGAYIGYGCTYRTSKPMRIGVIPFGYFEGLKVQRRNYAFHFLDLLRILYHDIMDYLRPVPIVFKDGRPLRILGRIGLQLAVVDLSGVDAHPGDEVSVAIDPIYLDDTVPRVYKY encoded by the coding sequence GTGCTTGCAAGGTATTTGGAGGTAGATAAGAGGGCTATTATTGATAATTTGGAAACCGTACGAAAAGAGGTAGGCGTATCTGTCATGGCAGTAGTAAAAGGCAATGCTTATGGGCATGGCGCCGTAGAGGTATCGGCAACATTGGCCGATGCTGGTGTGGAGTGGTTTGGGGTAGAATTTTTGGATGAGGGTGTGCGGCTTAGGGAAAGTGGCATAGAAGGAAGGATATTGTGTTTTACCGGCCCAGTGGATAAAGATGATTGCCGGGCATTCATAGAGTATGACATAACGCCGGCCATGTATAACCTCGATGCTGCGGCTATGCTCAACGACGTAGCTGAGGAAGAGGATATTATGTTTAAGGTACATTTGAAATTCGATACGGGTATGGGGCGTTTCGGTTTTACATACGATGAATTGGATGGAGTTATTGATAGATTAAAGGCATTTGAACATTTGGAGTACGAAGGGGCATTTACCCATTTTGCGGCGGCATTTGCTAAAAAGCCAGATTATACACTGTTGCAGTTGGAGCGTTTTAATAAATGTATGGACAAGCTGGAGACGGGCGGTATAAAAGTGCAGATACGCCATGCGGCCAACTCGGTGGCAGCCATGGATTTTCCGCAGGCACGGTTGGATATGGTGCGTGTGGGAGGGGCGCTTTTTGGCACTGCTATGTTTAAAAACAGATCGGTTAAGCTTAAAAAAACAGCTTTATTAAAAGCGATATTAATGGATGTGAGGGATATGCCCAAAGGCGCATATATAGGTTATGGCTGTACGTATCGTACGTCCAAGCCTATGCGCATAGGCGTAATACCCTTTGGCTATTTCGAGGGGCTGAAGGTACAGCGTCGCAACTATGCATTTCATTTTTTAGATTTATTAAGAATATTGTATCACGATATTATGGATTATCTTAGACCGGTGCCAATCGTATTCAAAGACGGCAGGCCTTTGCGTATCCTCGGCAGGATAGGTTTACAGTTGGCCGTTGTGGATTTAAGCGGCGTTGACGCTCACCCGGGCGATGAGGTGTCAGTGGCTATAGATCCCATATATCTTGACGATACGGTGCCGAGAGTGTATAAATATTAA
- a CDS encoding lipid II:glycine glycyltransferase FemX → MRVIINGDKNLYTKFVESHPKGHILQTLEWAAVKDDNWGHIYVMVEDQGDIKASMLLLIRKLPIIGKNMIYSPRGPVCDMHDKTVLTFLITEVKKLAKQYNAIMLKIDPDIKADDSEVIKNLKDLGFMRNEEALNFEGIQPRFVFRLDIRPDLDELMANFHSKTRYNIRLAERKGVTVRMGTRQDLPAFHQIMEVTGLRDNFVVRPLSYFEKMYDCLHDRGYLELALAEYQGQIVSGIICLFCGDKCWYLYGASSNEHRNVMPNYLLQWEMIKRAKERGCTMYDFRGVSGDINPDNPLYGLYRFKKGFNGEFTEFIGEFDMVLSPMWYSIWQKAVPAFRKARRKVTLMLKRSKEDVEKHEHDAAGGME, encoded by the coding sequence ATGAGAGTAATAATAAACGGCGATAAGAATTTATACACAAAGTTTGTGGAAAGTCATCCTAAGGGGCACATACTTCAAACGCTGGAATGGGCTGCGGTTAAAGACGATAATTGGGGACATATATATGTGATGGTGGAAGACCAAGGGGATATCAAAGCATCTATGTTGCTGCTCATAAGAAAACTGCCGATAATAGGTAAAAATATGATATATTCGCCCAGGGGGCCTGTATGCGATATGCACGACAAAACGGTGTTGACATTCCTTATTACTGAGGTAAAAAAGCTGGCCAAACAGTATAACGCAATTATGCTCAAGATAGATCCGGATATAAAAGCCGATGATAGCGAGGTTATCAAAAACCTTAAGGATTTAGGCTTTATGAGAAATGAAGAAGCCTTAAATTTCGAGGGTATACAGCCACGCTTTGTATTTCGCCTTGACATAAGGCCTGATTTAGATGAGCTTATGGCCAATTTTCATAGCAAGACGCGCTATAATATACGGTTGGCCGAAAGAAAGGGCGTAACGGTCCGTATGGGCACGCGCCAAGATTTACCGGCATTTCATCAGATTATGGAGGTTACAGGTTTAAGGGATAATTTTGTGGTCCGGCCGCTTTCATATTTCGAGAAAATGTATGACTGCCTGCACGATAGAGGATACCTAGAGTTGGCTTTAGCAGAGTATCAAGGGCAGATTGTTTCGGGCATTATTTGCCTTTTTTGTGGCGATAAATGCTGGTATCTATACGGGGCCAGCAGCAATGAGCACAGGAATGTTATGCCTAATTATCTTCTGCAATGGGAGATGATAAAACGCGCCAAAGAGCGGGGTTGTACAATGTATGATTTTCGCGGCGTTTCCGGCGATATAAATCCGGATAATCCTTTATATGGCCTTTATAGATTTAAGAAGGGCTTTAATGGAGAATTTACTGAGTTTATAGGAGAGTTCGATATGGTATTGAGTCCTATGTGGTATTCTATATGGCAAAAGGCTGTACCTGCATTCCGGAAGGCACGCCGCAAGGTGACGCTTATGTTGAAGCGCTCAAAAGAGGATGTAGAGAAGCACGAACATGATGCCGCAGGAGGAATGGAATAG
- a CDS encoding phosphatase PAP2 family protein: MQHCASIVKNIEAMTFYFINHKLKCRTLDAAMPRITHMGNAFFTIGLALSIIFFGKNDAKVAGWQSLAALVSSHCLVQLLKLLLRRMRPFAALKDVNILGKLPKDPSFPSGHSTASFALATSLTLYWPAVAAISMPTAVLVALSRVYLGYHYPSDIIAGTLLGIISALGIGWII; the protein is encoded by the coding sequence GTGCAACATTGCGCAAGTATAGTAAAAAACATAGAGGCCATGACCTTCTATTTTATAAACCATAAACTAAAATGCCGGACGCTGGACGCAGCGATGCCGCGCATAACGCATATGGGAAATGCTTTTTTCACGATAGGACTAGCACTTTCTATAATATTTTTCGGGAAAAACGATGCTAAAGTCGCCGGCTGGCAATCTTTAGCAGCTTTAGTATCGAGTCATTGTCTGGTACAATTGCTTAAACTATTGCTGCGCAGGATGAGGCCCTTTGCTGCGCTTAAAGATGTAAACATACTGGGTAAACTACCAAAGGACCCCTCTTTTCCATCCGGTCATTCCACAGCGAGCTTTGCCCTGGCCACATCATTGACTTTATATTGGCCGGCCGTCGCTGCCATAAGTATGCCAACCGCAGTTTTGGTGGCCTTATCGCGCGTGTACCTCGGTTATCATTATCCATCCGATATAATAGCCGGCACGCTTCTCGGCATCATATCGGCACTAGGTATAGGCTGGATAATATAA
- a CDS encoding sugar phosphate isomerase/epimerase family protein, with protein MEIGVSSYSYSKCRMDGLQIVHKAAEMGFKHIEFSGLPLMPDSMDPLVYAAEVKQACDEAGIEVVNYAVGADFINNGLDNEIERLKQEVKIAFELGASFMRHDATYGFSPDYHGPRGFNDALPVLVKGYRAVTEYAEGIGIKTMVENHGFFCQDSDRVEKLINGVNNTNFGLLLDIGNFLCTDEDPAIAVGKLLPYVFHVHVKDFHVKSGMLPDPGDGWFKSRAGNYLRGAIIGHGDVPVIQCLKMLRTYGYDGVISIEFEGMEDPILGISVGRNNLERYMRLIK; from the coding sequence ATGGAGATAGGCGTTAGCTCATATAGTTATAGTAAATGTCGAATGGACGGTTTACAGATAGTACATAAAGCGGCCGAAATGGGTTTTAAACACATCGAATTCTCCGGTTTGCCGCTGATGCCCGACAGCATGGACCCATTGGTTTATGCCGCGGAAGTGAAACAGGCATGTGACGAGGCTGGCATCGAAGTGGTAAATTACGCTGTAGGCGCCGATTTTATAAACAATGGTCTGGATAACGAAATAGAACGCCTGAAACAAGAAGTGAAGATAGCCTTTGAGTTGGGGGCCTCCTTCATGCGTCACGATGCTACTTATGGCTTTTCACCGGATTATCACGGGCCAAGAGGATTTAATGATGCGCTACCGGTTTTAGTGAAGGGTTACCGAGCCGTGACCGAGTATGCTGAGGGGATAGGCATAAAGACCATGGTGGAAAATCATGGATTCTTTTGCCAGGACAGCGACAGGGTAGAGAAACTTATAAACGGCGTAAACAACACGAATTTTGGGCTTTTGCTGGATATAGGCAATTTTCTCTGCACCGATGAGGACCCGGCCATCGCAGTGGGCAAACTGCTGCCGTATGTGTTTCATGTACACGTTAAGGACTTTCATGTGAAAAGCGGCATGTTGCCTGATCCGGGCGATGGTTGGTTCAAATCGCGTGCCGGCAACTATCTTAGAGGGGCTATTATAGGTCATGGCGATGTGCCCGTTATACAGTGCCTTAAAATGCTCAGGACATATGGCTATGATGGCGTAATATCTATAGAGTTTGAGGGAATGGAGGATCCGATACTGGGTATAAGCGTAGGCAGGAATAATCTTGAGAGGTATATGCGTTTGATAAAATAA
- a CDS encoding PHP domain-containing protein — MIKDYRVYKADFHVHTAFSDNRDAMTVKDYIELSQKNNIQILGLADHHHNLTQKKWRSELEDIKENNEGVPLILPGYEITFIDGHMVITDKRTFDAEYIKDAKNNILKENDLRIVAHPDNNNCKWLMGMVYKINSVEVANGGQGMCAVGENSHCNGLKTWKNYLLMRQHVSPMANSDCHQAVHFGKVWTGVFLNEEYELTEQAVRQALLRGHTFASIGELMVNISCGDDIIMGDCIGLGERYYDIHWECPGAHRVTLFCGDISIGIYYGDHGRYTPTLNGPYWILAQQDEQWAVSAPIWVSAVPTTSRIDLKDQIYKNDVINVLDYSISKKLEWIKRLKDDNALVEPYIDKYVGWFESFLIRNLNNDEFTNKALDIAVAENIRRLRLIQQNVSELLNGVLHKIYGDDGRNVLIANLDDKPYRGLIKTDIKINPDWEGFGLYDERGDELPSASSIWEYRDFIDERRPAHRMEEVIIWLERGEMHEYKVCCVDLQCDADKVKVSFDLYPYEFIKRDVAWPKEACLLRDLLKSDKIKSYFLHVRKMKDATAFFAVDMDPCSTAKVFIREKPKHDEDPICVAQI, encoded by the coding sequence TTGATAAAGGATTATAGAGTTTACAAGGCGGATTTTCACGTTCATACAGCATTCTCGGATAATAGAGATGCTATGACGGTTAAGGACTATATTGAGCTATCCCAAAAAAATAATATACAAATATTGGGGTTGGCAGACCATCACCATAATCTCACTCAGAAGAAGTGGCGATCAGAATTAGAAGATATTAAGGAAAACAATGAAGGCGTGCCGCTTATACTGCCGGGCTATGAGATAACGTTTATTGATGGGCATATGGTTATAACCGATAAACGGACGTTTGATGCCGAATATATAAAAGATGCTAAAAACAATATATTGAAAGAAAATGATTTAAGAATAGTGGCTCATCCGGACAATAACAATTGTAAGTGGCTTATGGGTATGGTATATAAGATAAACAGCGTGGAGGTTGCTAATGGAGGTCAGGGGATGTGCGCCGTTGGCGAAAATAGCCACTGCAATGGATTGAAGACATGGAAAAATTACCTTCTTATGCGGCAGCACGTATCGCCTATGGCCAATTCGGACTGCCATCAAGCAGTGCATTTTGGCAAGGTTTGGACAGGTGTATTTTTGAATGAAGAGTATGAATTAACCGAACAAGCAGTTAGGCAAGCTTTACTGCGTGGGCATACTTTTGCCAGCATTGGGGAGCTCATGGTTAATATTTCTTGTGGGGATGATATTATTATGGGTGACTGTATAGGTCTGGGCGAACGATATTATGATATTCATTGGGAATGCCCCGGTGCGCACAGGGTTACATTATTTTGTGGGGATATAAGCATTGGTATATATTATGGGGATCACGGTAGATATACACCGACGTTGAACGGGCCTTATTGGATATTGGCACAACAAGACGAACAGTGGGCGGTGTCGGCTCCCATATGGGTCAGCGCTGTTCCGACAACATCCAGAATTGACCTAAAGGATCAAATATATAAAAATGATGTTATAAATGTTTTGGATTATAGTATATCAAAAAAATTGGAATGGATTAAACGTCTTAAGGATGATAATGCATTAGTTGAACCATATATTGATAAATATGTTGGGTGGTTCGAATCCTTTCTTATACGAAATCTGAACAATGATGAATTTACCAATAAAGCCTTGGATATTGCCGTAGCGGAGAATATACGGCGCCTTCGTTTGATTCAACAGAATGTCAGCGAATTATTGAACGGCGTTTTGCATAAAATATACGGCGATGATGGTAGAAACGTTTTAATAGCGAATTTGGATGATAAACCGTATCGTGGGCTTATAAAAACTGATATTAAGATTAACCCCGATTGGGAGGGTTTTGGCTTATATGACGAGAGAGGGGACGAGCTGCCGTCGGCATCATCTATTTGGGAATATAGGGATTTCATAGATGAGCGAAGACCTGCCCATAGAATGGAAGAAGTGATAATTTGGCTGGAGAGAGGGGAAATGCACGAGTATAAGGTATGCTGCGTTGACCTGCAATGCGATGCAGATAAAGTTAAGGTAAGCTTTGACCTTTATCCATATGAATTCATTAAACGCGATGTCGCTTGGCCTAAAGAAGCGTGCTTGTTAAGAGATTTGCTAAAAAGCGATAAAATCAAGTCTTATTTCCTGCATGTGCGCAAGATGAAGGACGCTACCGCATTTTTTGCCGTCGATATGGACCCCTGTTCTACAGCCAAGGTGTTTATAAGAGAAAAACCGAAACATGACGAAGATCCAATATGCGTTGCACAGATATAA
- a CDS encoding carbohydrate ABC transporter permease yields the protein MERKLFNLFNYVLMFALIITMIIPLVNVAAISFSTDRASMAPGVKLFPSPFSTSGYEVLFERINILQPVLNTIYVSVIGTLLHVLLSALTAYALNRKDFWGKRFFVLFMLFTMIFPFQSIMIPSYIVYKGLGLINSLMAIVVSGMVSAYTVLILQSFFAKIPRSLEEAALIDGATEFTIFRTVYLPLSKAGIATVTLFQFVSKWNNFMESVIFLNNPSKYTLQVALKNLIISSDITSTTDSISKNTQMAGVVITIIPLIIVYVFLQRYFITGLTAGAVKE from the coding sequence ATGGAAAGAAAATTGTTTAATTTATTTAATTATGTTTTGATGTTTGCCTTAATTATAACGATGATCATACCCCTTGTAAACGTAGCGGCAATTTCATTTTCTACCGATAGGGCTTCTATGGCACCCGGCGTTAAACTATTTCCATCGCCGTTTAGTACTTCCGGTTATGAGGTGTTGTTTGAAAGAATAAATATATTACAACCTGTTTTAAATACCATTTACGTAAGCGTGATTGGAACGTTATTACATGTACTGTTAAGCGCATTGACGGCATATGCGTTAAATAGAAAGGATTTTTGGGGTAAAAGATTTTTTGTGTTATTTATGCTTTTTACAATGATATTCCCGTTTCAAAGTATCATGATACCAAGTTATATAGTATATAAAGGTTTAGGCCTTATAAATTCTTTGATGGCTATAGTTGTATCCGGTATGGTATCAGCATATACGGTGCTTATATTACAAAGCTTTTTCGCTAAAATACCGCGCTCACTGGAGGAAGCTGCTCTAATAGACGGTGCCACCGAATTTACGATATTTCGTACCGTATATTTACCGCTTTCTAAAGCTGGTATTGCAACAGTAACGTTGTTTCAATTTGTAAGCAAATGGAACAATTTTATGGAATCGGTTATATTTTTGAATAATCCTTCTAAATATACTCTACAAGTAGCATTAAAAAATCTTATTATTTCTTCGGATATAACATCCACTACTGATTCAATATCTAAAAATACTCAAATGGCAGGTGTGGTTATTACTATTATCCCGCTTATTATAGTTTACGTATTTTTACAAAGATATTTTATAACAGGTCTAACTGCTGGCGCTGTAAAAGAATAA
- a CDS encoding ABC transporter permease subunit, with protein sequence MSVQDFKLIGHSPFIGFEHYSKILHDREFWNVLRNTLVIGGGNLIVGLFSQLVLALLLNEISIVGFKRFVQTVVYIPNLFSWVVVGGIWIFLLAPDNGLVNELIKLFGGQPISFMTKESYAWPIFILTNTWKTVGYGCIIFLAAITNIDPQLYEAAYIDGAGRWLQTIHITLPGLYDTIKTVFLLNLMGVLNIFDQSYIMTNPAIINKTDVIMTYTYRTGIQQFKMGYAAAVSFIVLIMTLVLALGFLRSSNFMSSREM encoded by the coding sequence ATGAGTGTACAAGATTTTAAGTTAATAGGCCATAGCCCATTTATCGGATTTGAACATTATAGCAAAATACTTCATGACAGAGAATTTTGGAATGTATTAAGGAATACATTGGTGATTGGGGGTGGCAATCTTATAGTAGGGTTATTTAGTCAACTGGTATTAGCCTTGTTATTGAACGAGATAAGCATAGTAGGGTTTAAGCGTTTTGTACAGACAGTGGTTTATATACCTAACTTATTTTCGTGGGTGGTGGTAGGCGGCATATGGATTTTCTTGTTGGCACCTGATAATGGTTTGGTAAATGAACTCATAAAACTATTTGGCGGTCAACCGATATCATTTATGACCAAAGAATCATATGCCTGGCCTATATTCATTTTAACCAACACATGGAAAACGGTTGGATATGGCTGTATTATATTTCTTGCAGCTATAACGAATATCGATCCTCAGCTATATGAAGCCGCTTATATAGATGGTGCAGGAAGATGGCTTCAAACAATACACATTACCCTGCCTGGCCTATATGATACCATAAAAACTGTTTTTCTACTTAATTTGATGGGTGTATTAAACATATTCGATCAATCCTATATAATGACCAATCCGGCCATCATAAATAAGACGGATGTTATTATGACTTATACTTATAGAACCGGAATACAGCAGTTTAAGATGGGCTATGCTGCAGCCGTGTCGTTTATAGTGTTGATCATGACGCTTGTCCTAGCTTTAGGATTTTTACGATCTTCAAACTTTATGTCTTCAAGGGAGATGTAA